The following proteins come from a genomic window of Bacillus thermozeamaize:
- a CDS encoding phosphate starvation-inducible protein PhoH, whose amino-acid sequence MNVRLEHEQLQEKKWTTTIQLENAAEGLSLFGPNDSFLRLIQKSTPAHIVARNETITLTGTKEQVDKLQRLFVVLLKLIRQGFHLSETNIVYAMELVEQQMEEELLDLYSEEIGQTHRGKAVRVKTLGQRVYVSAIRKRDVIFGIGPAGTGKTFLAVVMAVQALKSGAVKKIVLVRPAVEAGESLGFLPGDLQEKVDPYLRPLYDSLYEMLGADQVNKFMERGIIEVAPLAYMRGRTLNDSFVILDEAQNTTPEQMKMFLTRLGFGSKMVITGDITQIDLPKGKKSGLIEAEQLLRHIEEIAFVYLKQEDVVRHMLVQKIIEAYDKAKHTIS is encoded by the coding sequence ATGAATGTGAGATTGGAGCATGAGCAATTGCAAGAAAAGAAATGGACAACCACCATTCAACTGGAAAATGCGGCTGAGGGACTGAGCTTGTTTGGGCCGAATGACAGCTTTTTGCGATTGATCCAAAAGAGCACCCCCGCGCACATCGTGGCACGGAATGAAACGATTACCCTGACCGGAACGAAAGAACAGGTGGACAAGCTGCAGCGTCTGTTTGTCGTTCTCCTGAAGTTGATTCGGCAGGGATTTCATCTTTCTGAAACCAATATTGTCTATGCGATGGAACTGGTCGAGCAGCAGATGGAGGAGGAACTGTTGGATCTGTATTCGGAAGAAATTGGACAGACGCATCGCGGCAAAGCCGTTCGTGTCAAAACGCTCGGACAACGGGTGTATGTGTCGGCGATCCGAAAACGGGATGTGATCTTCGGAATAGGGCCTGCCGGTACGGGAAAGACATTTCTGGCGGTCGTGATGGCGGTGCAGGCGCTGAAGTCCGGGGCGGTGAAAAAGATTGTCCTTGTCCGGCCGGCAGTGGAGGCGGGGGAAAGCTTGGGCTTTTTGCCCGGCGACTTGCAGGAGAAAGTGGACCCTTATCTGCGTCCTTTGTATGATTCCTTGTATGAAATGCTGGGTGCCGATCAGGTGAACAAGTTCATGGAGCGGGGAATCATCGAAGTGGCTCCGCTGGCCTATATGCGGGGCCGGACGCTCAACGACTCTTTCGTCATTCTGGATGAGGCACAGAACACGACCCCGGAACAGATGAAGATGTTCCTGACGCGCCTTGGCTTTGGTTCCAAAATGGTGATCACCGGAGACATCACCCAGATCGATCTGCCGAAGGGGAAGAAGTCGGGGCTGATTGAAGCCGAACAGCTCTTGCGTCACATTGAAGAGATCGCTTTTGTTTATCTCAAGCAGGAGGACGTGGTGCGGCATATGCTTGTTCAGAAGATCATCGAGGCATATGATAAAGCGAAGCATACGATAAGCTGA
- a CDS encoding sporulation protein YqfD — MVTWWWQWLLGYLVCKIKKGEREELINFLLQEGVEIWDLHEHPDTGTIVFCLSLADYRRILRKMKPLPFRIQILDKRGLPFYLLQAQKRKWFWAGSLLFVLLLYVFSQMIWQVEVIGNEIIPEEELLQVAGQLGLKRGVFRQRLPGNEQMQSELLSRFEQLSWAGVEIKGTKAVIRVVESKHPEERQLENPRHLVAAKSAVVKEIFVEKGKAMVTRNQRVKKGQILISGIMGYEAKPQIVSAKGTVKGLVWYETTVTIPLVQKQFRLTGETEKRTSLLIGNHAFTFFSKKPAFDHYKLEEHVRHWTLGPWKIPVGLYERIYYEKVPHTKTYSQKEALELAKERARKEILHQLDEKAEIFMEKVLQQDLDSGTLKVKLYYEVLEEIAKEQPILPGGSMSGKAPGE; from the coding sequence GTGGTCACTTGGTGGTGGCAATGGCTGCTGGGTTATTTGGTTTGTAAGATAAAGAAGGGGGAACGGGAAGAACTCATCAACTTCTTGCTTCAGGAAGGCGTGGAGATCTGGGACCTCCACGAACATCCGGATACCGGGACGATCGTATTTTGCCTCTCGTTGGCCGATTATCGTCGGATTCTTCGGAAGATGAAGCCTCTCCCCTTTCGCATCCAGATCCTGGACAAGCGTGGACTGCCTTTTTATTTGCTTCAGGCACAAAAACGCAAGTGGTTTTGGGCGGGAAGTCTGCTTTTTGTTCTCCTGTTGTATGTTTTTTCCCAGATGATTTGGCAGGTGGAGGTGATCGGCAACGAAATCATCCCAGAAGAGGAACTGCTCCAGGTTGCCGGACAATTGGGGCTGAAGAGGGGTGTCTTCCGCCAGCGCCTGCCTGGAAATGAACAGATGCAATCGGAGCTGCTCAGCCGTTTCGAGCAGCTCAGCTGGGCCGGGGTTGAGATCAAGGGGACGAAAGCAGTGATTCGTGTCGTGGAGAGCAAACATCCGGAAGAACGGCAGTTGGAAAATCCCCGTCATCTGGTCGCGGCCAAAAGTGCCGTGGTCAAGGAGATTTTTGTCGAGAAAGGGAAGGCCATGGTGACGCGCAACCAAAGGGTTAAAAAAGGCCAGATCCTGATCTCAGGTATCATGGGATATGAGGCGAAGCCGCAAATCGTCAGTGCCAAGGGAACGGTGAAGGGATTGGTCTGGTACGAAACGACGGTGACGATCCCCCTGGTTCAGAAGCAGTTCCGCCTCACCGGTGAAACCGAGAAGCGCACGTCATTGCTGATTGGCAACCATGCCTTCACTTTTTTTTCCAAAAAGCCTGCCTTCGATCACTACAAGCTGGAGGAACACGTGCGGCACTGGACGCTTGGACCCTGGAAGATACCAGTGGGCCTCTATGAACGGATATACTATGAAAAGGTCCCGCATACAAAAACCTATTCTCAGAAAGAGGCCTTGGAGCTGGCAAAAGAGCGGGCAAGGAAGGAGATTTTGCACCAGTTGGATGAGAAAGCCGAGATTTTCATGGAAAAGGTTTTGCAACAAGACCTTGACAGTGGTACATTGAAAGTAAAGCTCTACTATGAGGTACTGGAAGAGATTGCGAAAGAACAACCGATTCTCCCCGGGGGGTCGATGTCGGGAAAGGCTCCAGGGGAATAA
- a CDS encoding sporulation protein YqfC gives MSRWSGLKRRLGMVLEIPQSTLLNVPRVTMIGAYQVYIENHRGVLEFTSGRLRLRLPAGQLQINGEGLVIRRIIREEIFVEGERIGSLTFME, from the coding sequence ATGAGTCGCTGGTCAGGGTTGAAGAGGCGTTTGGGTATGGTCCTTGAGATTCCCCAGAGCACCCTGCTCAACGTGCCCCGGGTGACCATGATCGGCGCCTATCAAGTGTATATCGAAAATCACCGGGGTGTCTTGGAATTCACCAGCGGACGATTACGCTTGCGGCTGCCCGCAGGCCAGTTGCAGATTAACGGGGAAGGGCTGGTCATTCGCAGGATCATCCGTGAAGAAATCTTTGTGGAAGGCGAACGCATCGGTTCATTGACATTCATGGAATAG